A genomic segment from Fodinicola acaciae encodes:
- a CDS encoding dienelactone hydrolase family protein, with protein sequence MYDAMQAETITITGHDGDDIEAYLARPLGPGPYGSVVVIHHMPGFDAGTKEIVRTFAVNGYNALCPNLHYRDAPGASPDDAAAASRNNGGVPDDRLIGDVAGAARHLRGLTSSNGKVGVIGYCSGGRQSFLAATAVDLQAAVDCYGAFVAAKPGPDFPFPFSVEPVLDRAGDLRCPVLGLFGALDKFPSTDEVAQIESELTRLNKPHEFHVYENATHAFFSTNRPSYNVDAANAGWERIWDFYGRLLAS encoded by the coding sequence ATGTACGACGCGATGCAGGCCGAGACGATCACCATCACCGGCCACGACGGCGACGACATCGAGGCATATCTGGCACGTCCGCTCGGCCCCGGACCGTACGGCTCGGTGGTCGTCATCCACCACATGCCGGGTTTTGACGCGGGCACCAAGGAAATCGTGCGTACGTTCGCGGTCAACGGCTACAACGCGCTGTGTCCCAACCTGCATTACCGTGACGCACCCGGCGCGAGCCCGGACGATGCGGCGGCCGCGTCCCGTAACAACGGCGGCGTGCCGGACGACCGGCTGATCGGCGACGTGGCCGGCGCCGCCCGGCACCTGCGCGGGCTGACCTCGTCCAACGGCAAGGTCGGGGTGATCGGCTACTGCTCCGGCGGCCGTCAGTCGTTCCTGGCCGCGACCGCGGTCGACCTGCAGGCGGCGGTCGACTGCTACGGCGCCTTCGTGGCCGCCAAGCCAGGCCCGGATTTTCCTTTCCCGTTCAGCGTGGAGCCGGTGCTCGACCGGGCCGGCGACCTGCGCTGTCCGGTGCTCGGCCTGTTCGGCGCGCTGGACAAGTTTCCGAGCACTGACGAGGTCGCACAGATCGAGTCCGAGCTGACCCGGCTGAACAAGCCGCACGAGTTCCACGTCTACGAGAACGCCACGCACGCCTTCTTCTCCACCAACCGGCCGTCGTACAACGTCGACGCCGCCAACGCCGGCTGGGAGAGGATCTGGGACTTCTACGGCCGGCTGCTCGCTTCCTGA
- the eccCa gene encoding type VII secretion protein EccCa has protein sequence MTTTLVKRPARIAPPAVPTDPVRIAEPPKLQQQPPASMSASMVVMPIISGCGSLLVAVTNPDKPLFAVAGLLLLVGSVGVGAIMIIGQRTGPRRQKREARERYLDYIEDLRRDLRDTIDLQREDGAWRHPDPVRLLDVARIPSRRWERRPADPDFLLLRAGYGDRPIATPLVQTDEFSPLSETDPVCAEAARQLEHRYSMLHDQPVAVRINGVISVVGDRTTGRRLARALVAQLLAFHAPEDVRLAIVRDERHEASWDWAKWLPHTQSPSTMDGELPARLIASSVAALADALQPEIEARLNVLQRRRGQASSATHPLIVLIDGENLTTVRGLEPSDRSVTLKDLGIHLIALLGSRREEPESVDLRITVSEDGQAEVPSGDTFTVDDVPDGQLPAMARLLAPLRLVAEESAESLTETIGLPEILGVPDVATLDAKQTWRPRALREFLRVPIGISGDARPIMLDFKESAHGGMGPHGMVVGATGSGKSEMLRTLVSSLVINHSPDRLALLLVDFKGGATFAGMRELPHIAGMITNLQDDLTLVDRMRDALYGEMQRRQEILKEAGNLPNVTAYQAMRDEGHPLEPLPELLVIIDEFSELLTAKPDFAELFVAVGRIGRSIGVHLLLATQRLEMGKIRGLESHLSYRICLRTFSEAESRDTIGTADAYHLPPEPGSGFLKVDTTIFERFKAALVSAPYEPPEDAPKRYVPVVPYLAVNGVGAWIAAMSEGVQGPGELMAAPAKAGATTVLDVIVKQLASAGGQPVRPVWLDPLPEAVSLDRVQDPTAGAVPGTVSALIGLVDDPAAQRQFPMEWDFTRGGGNLVVAGAPQSGKSTLLRTMICSMALRYAPGEVAFYCIDYGGGGLGPLEELPHVAAVASRVDPERIRRVVGEVASAVEQREEVFRRYGLDSVAALRTARANGEVPAEVPADIFLVVDGWGSFREEHEPLEAVIGEIAARGLNYGVHVIVSIAQTMQIRLRMQAAFGGRIDLRLNDPFDSAFDRKIMERISKDTPGRALVEGDLMAHVALPRIDGEVAVGDLGAAQARLVEVVRERWPETAVPVVRSLPAVFEWSSLPPVQPGDTAIPIGISERDLAPAAVSLGGSDPHLLVYGDGETGKTNLLRVLLRGAMATATPDQLGIVVVDYRRTLLDVVPPEYLLAYCTAQQQTAAVAAEIAGSLRQRVPGPDVTSEQLRARNWWKGLEVLFVVDDYDLVAASTGNPLDPLVEYVPQSRDLGMHLVVARRTGGISRALFEPLLQRMNDIGTPGLLFSGDRMEGRLVNGIASQRLPVGRALYAGRGGTASQVQVAHLPD, from the coding sequence TTGACCACGACGCTGGTGAAGCGGCCGGCGAGGATCGCGCCGCCGGCGGTGCCGACCGATCCGGTGCGGATCGCCGAGCCGCCGAAGTTGCAGCAACAACCGCCGGCCTCGATGAGCGCGTCGATGGTCGTCATGCCGATCATCTCCGGCTGCGGCTCGCTGCTGGTGGCGGTCACCAACCCGGACAAGCCGCTGTTCGCCGTCGCCGGCCTGTTGCTGCTGGTCGGCTCGGTCGGCGTCGGCGCGATCATGATCATCGGCCAGCGTACCGGCCCGCGGCGGCAGAAGCGCGAGGCCCGCGAGCGCTACCTGGACTACATCGAGGACCTGCGCCGCGACCTGCGCGACACCATCGACCTGCAGCGCGAGGACGGCGCCTGGCGGCATCCGGATCCGGTCCGGCTGCTGGACGTGGCGCGGATCCCGTCGCGCCGCTGGGAACGCCGGCCGGCCGATCCGGACTTCCTGCTGCTGCGCGCCGGATACGGCGACCGGCCGATCGCCACGCCACTGGTGCAGACCGACGAGTTCAGTCCGCTGTCGGAGACAGACCCGGTGTGCGCCGAGGCCGCGCGCCAGCTGGAGCACCGCTATTCGATGTTGCACGACCAGCCGGTGGCGGTGCGGATCAACGGCGTGATCAGCGTCGTCGGCGACCGCACGACCGGACGACGGCTCGCCCGTGCGTTGGTCGCGCAACTGCTCGCGTTTCACGCACCGGAGGACGTACGCCTCGCGATCGTCCGCGACGAGCGGCACGAGGCCAGCTGGGACTGGGCCAAGTGGCTGCCGCACACGCAGAGTCCGTCCACAATGGACGGTGAGCTGCCGGCCCGGCTGATCGCCTCCTCGGTGGCGGCGCTGGCCGACGCTCTGCAGCCGGAGATCGAGGCACGGCTCAACGTCCTGCAGCGCCGCCGCGGCCAGGCCTCCAGCGCCACGCACCCGCTGATCGTGTTGATCGATGGCGAAAACCTGACGACCGTACGCGGCCTGGAGCCGTCTGACCGCTCGGTGACGCTCAAGGATCTCGGCATCCACCTGATCGCGCTGCTCGGCAGCCGGCGCGAGGAGCCGGAGTCGGTGGACCTACGGATCACCGTGTCGGAGGACGGCCAGGCCGAGGTGCCCAGCGGCGACACGTTCACCGTCGACGACGTACCCGACGGCCAGCTGCCGGCGATGGCCCGCTTGCTGGCACCGCTGCGCCTGGTCGCCGAGGAGTCGGCCGAGTCGCTGACCGAGACCATCGGCCTGCCGGAGATCCTCGGCGTGCCGGACGTGGCGACGCTGGACGCGAAACAGACCTGGCGGCCGCGCGCGCTCCGCGAGTTTTTGCGCGTACCCATCGGAATCAGCGGCGACGCCCGGCCGATCATGCTGGACTTCAAGGAATCCGCGCACGGCGGCATGGGACCGCACGGCATGGTGGTCGGCGCGACCGGCTCCGGCAAGTCGGAGATGCTGCGCACTTTGGTGTCGTCGTTGGTGATCAACCACTCGCCGGACCGGCTGGCATTGCTGCTGGTCGACTTCAAGGGCGGCGCCACCTTCGCCGGCATGCGCGAGCTGCCGCACATCGCCGGCATGATCACCAACCTGCAGGACGACCTGACGCTGGTCGACCGGATGCGCGACGCGCTGTACGGCGAGATGCAACGCCGGCAGGAAATCCTGAAGGAAGCCGGAAACCTGCCCAACGTCACCGCCTACCAGGCGATGCGCGACGAGGGTCATCCGCTCGAGCCGCTGCCGGAGCTGCTGGTCATCATCGACGAGTTTTCCGAGCTGCTGACGGCAAAACCCGACTTCGCCGAGCTGTTCGTCGCGGTCGGCCGGATCGGCCGGTCGATCGGCGTCCACCTGCTGCTGGCCACGCAGCGGCTGGAAATGGGGAAAATCCGCGGCCTGGAGTCGCACCTGTCCTACCGGATCTGTCTGCGTACGTTTTCCGAGGCGGAGAGCCGCGACACGATCGGCACGGCGGACGCCTATCACCTGCCGCCGGAGCCGGGATCCGGTTTTCTCAAGGTGGACACCACGATCTTCGAGCGGTTCAAGGCGGCGCTGGTGTCGGCCCCGTACGAGCCGCCGGAGGACGCGCCGAAGCGATACGTGCCGGTGGTGCCGTATCTGGCCGTCAACGGTGTCGGCGCGTGGATCGCCGCCATGTCCGAAGGCGTGCAGGGGCCCGGTGAGCTGATGGCCGCACCGGCCAAGGCCGGCGCGACGACCGTGCTCGACGTGATCGTGAAGCAGCTGGCCAGCGCCGGCGGCCAGCCGGTCCGGCCGGTGTGGCTCGACCCGCTGCCGGAGGCCGTCAGCCTCGACCGCGTACAGGACCCGACCGCCGGTGCGGTGCCTGGCACGGTCTCGGCGCTGATCGGCCTGGTCGACGACCCGGCCGCGCAGCGGCAGTTTCCGATGGAGTGGGACTTCACCCGCGGCGGCGGCAACCTGGTCGTCGCCGGTGCACCGCAGTCCGGCAAGTCGACGCTGCTGCGCACGATGATCTGCTCGATGGCACTGCGATACGCGCCGGGTGAGGTCGCGTTCTATTGCATCGACTACGGCGGTGGCGGCCTCGGACCACTGGAGGAGCTGCCGCACGTGGCGGCGGTCGCCAGCCGGGTCGACCCGGAGCGGATCCGCCGGGTCGTCGGCGAGGTCGCCAGTGCGGTGGAGCAGCGCGAGGAGGTGTTCAGGCGCTATGGCCTGGACTCGGTCGCCGCGCTGCGTACGGCTCGCGCCAACGGCGAGGTGCCGGCGGAGGTCCCCGCCGACATCTTCCTGGTGGTGGATGGCTGGGGAAGCTTCCGCGAGGAGCACGAGCCGCTGGAGGCGGTGATCGGCGAGATCGCCGCCCGCGGTCTCAACTACGGCGTCCACGTGATCGTCAGCATCGCGCAGACCATGCAGATCCGGCTGCGGATGCAGGCGGCCTTCGGCGGCCGCATCGACCTGCGCCTGAACGACCCGTTCGACAGCGCCTTCGACCGCAAGATCATGGAGCGGATCAGCAAGGACACGCCTGGCCGCGCGCTGGTCGAAGGCGACCTGATGGCACACGTGGCGCTGCCGCGGATCGACGGCGAGGTCGCGGTCGGCGACCTCGGCGCGGCGCAGGCCCGGCTGGTCGAGGTCGTACGCGAGCGCTGGCCGGAGACCGCGGTGCCGGTCGTACGCTCGCTGCCGGCAGTCTTCGAGTGGTCGTCGCTGCCGCCGGTGCAGCCCGGCGACACCGCGATTCCGATCGGCATCTCCGAGCGCGACCTGGCGCCGGCCGCGGTCAGCCTCGGCGGCAGCGACCCGCACCTGCTGGTCTATGGCGACGGCGAGACCGGCAAGACCAACCTGCTGCGTGTCCTGCTGCGTGGCGCGATGGCGACCGCGACGCCGGACCAGCTGGGCATCGTCGTGGTCGACTATCGGCGGACGCTGCTGGACGTGGTGCCGCCCGAGTATCTGCTGGCGTACTGCACCGCGCAGCAGCAGACCGCGGCCGTGGCGGCCGAGATCGCCGGCTCGCTGCGCCAGCGCGTACCAGGGCCGGACGTGACCTCCGAGCAGCTGCGGGCACGCAACTGGTGGAAGGGGCTGGAGGTGCTCTTCGTGGTCGACGACTATGACCTGGTGGCCGCGTCGACCGGCAATCCGCTGGACCCGCTGGTCGAGTACGTGCCGCAGTCGCGTGACCTGGGGATGCACCTGGTGGTCGCGCGGCGTACCGGCGGCATCTCGCGTGCGCTGTTCGAGCCGCTGCTGCAGCGGATGAACGACATCGGCACACCCGGCCTGCTGTTCTCCGGCGACCGGATGGAGGGCCGGCTGGTCAACGGCATCGCCTCACAGCGGCTGCCGGTCGGCCGCGCCCTCTACGCCGGCCGCGGCGGCACGGCGTCGCAGGTGCAGGTCGCCCACCTCCCCGACTAG
- a CDS encoding DUF6295 family protein, whose amino-acid sequence MCTYVTQKIEVDGSGKGPAGWFPVTDATVYVDHPVHAPYAHTVNVDFLNPAAGASARVALELTEEAALALADAIHAALASAPAGIASRDQVIGAH is encoded by the coding sequence ATGTGCACGTACGTCACACAGAAAATCGAGGTCGACGGCAGCGGCAAGGGACCGGCCGGCTGGTTTCCCGTCACCGACGCGACGGTCTACGTGGACCATCCGGTGCACGCACCGTACGCACACACCGTCAACGTCGACTTCCTCAACCCGGCGGCCGGCGCGTCGGCCCGGGTCGCTCTGGAGCTGACCGAGGAGGCGGCGCTGGCCCTGGCCGACGCCATCCACGCGGCGCTGGCGTCCGCTCCGGCCGGCATCGCCTCCAGGGACCAGGTCATCGGCGCTCACTAG
- a CDS encoding MinD/ParA family ATP-binding protein, which yields MSQPTNGETDEVDAVGRAAQDAAGALSRMGIDPSALGLAAPAPQPVVALPATVREPAGGLAVPPPDRTAPRPTGRIVGRAAPMPSEDGGNLRFATPGTNLRRPLAGPPQHVPPLPTGPDPQALRAAGGAARPPFTGFSGLRQVAHGVGKGVWSPSSAGAVQDERELIARVRTRQREPRVTCFFSTVGGAGTTTTAAGVALALATVRGDPAALVDVQAGTRSLSARLAGTSSVSTSDVIRAGAMSALPRPPATIGSLAILDSAPWYSPAERGDLVEMLHQVRSMYPFTVLDVGDEVSGTAHAMMMRADRLVVVQPAQPDLVDAVQYAMGRINQVDPDRLRHVVVAVVAMTPRSYRSAVRRLGALLGRSQRVVLVPYDRALHGGGALSLAALRPSTREAYLSLAAFAAERVDL from the coding sequence ATGAGTCAGCCGACCAACGGAGAGACCGACGAGGTGGACGCGGTCGGCCGTGCGGCGCAGGACGCCGCCGGTGCCTTGTCGCGGATGGGGATCGACCCGAGCGCGTTGGGGCTGGCCGCGCCGGCGCCGCAGCCGGTGGTCGCGCTGCCGGCGACCGTACGCGAGCCGGCCGGTGGCCTGGCCGTGCCGCCGCCGGACCGGACGGCTCCCCGGCCGACCGGCCGGATCGTCGGTCGTGCCGCGCCGATGCCCTCGGAGGACGGCGGCAACCTGCGGTTTGCCACTCCAGGCACCAACCTGCGCCGGCCGCTGGCCGGTCCGCCGCAGCACGTACCACCGCTGCCGACCGGTCCGGATCCGCAGGCCCTGCGCGCTGCCGGCGGTGCCGCGCGGCCGCCGTTCACCGGCTTCAGCGGCCTGCGCCAGGTGGCGCACGGCGTCGGCAAAGGTGTGTGGTCACCGTCCTCGGCGGGTGCGGTGCAAGACGAACGCGAACTGATCGCACGTGTCCGCACGCGTCAGCGCGAGCCGCGGGTGACGTGCTTCTTCTCGACCGTCGGCGGCGCTGGTACGACCACGACGGCCGCCGGCGTGGCGCTGGCGCTCGCGACCGTGCGGGGTGACCCGGCGGCCCTGGTGGACGTACAGGCCGGCACGCGGTCGCTGTCGGCTCGGCTGGCCGGCACGTCGTCGGTGAGCACCAGCGACGTGATCAGAGCCGGCGCGATGAGCGCGTTGCCGCGGCCGCCGGCCACCATCGGCTCGCTGGCCATCCTCGACAGCGCGCCGTGGTATTCGCCGGCCGAGCGCGGCGACCTGGTCGAGATGCTGCACCAGGTGCGGTCGATGTATCCGTTCACCGTGCTCGACGTCGGCGACGAGGTCTCCGGCACCGCGCACGCGATGATGATGCGCGCCGACAGGCTGGTCGTCGTACAGCCCGCGCAGCCGGACCTGGTCGACGCCGTGCAGTATGCGATGGGCCGGATCAACCAGGTCGACCCGGACCGGCTGCGGCACGTGGTGGTCGCCGTCGTGGCGATGACACCGCGGTCGTATCGCAGCGCCGTGCGCCGGCTTGGCGCGCTGCTGGGCCGCAGCCAGCGGGTCGTGCTGGTGCCATACGACCGCGCTCTGCATGGCGGCGGCGCGTTGTCGCTGGCGGCGCTGCGACCGTCGACCCGCGAGGCATATCTGTCGCTGGCCGCCTTCGCCGCCGAACGGGTCGACCTGTGA
- a CDS encoding alpha/beta hydrolase has product MRLFRLIAVVSGLVLAAGTVAAASAQPVIRADDGAHVIAEQWIDGRTVDLTIESPALGTEVNTRLLVPAGWSGRTDWPVFYLLHGCCDSYVSWTRSTDVAALTAKSPVIVVMPEAGEVGFYSDWWNHGQRGAPAWERFHLTELRQILERGYHAGTRRAVAGLSMGGFGTLSYAARHPGMFRFAASYSGVVDTRYHDDTFDGAQSALELVGSYASDPYALWGDPKKQAAIWAAHNPTDVAPLLRFTPVFVSCGNGQPGPYEPPGKPADPTETVLYKENVSFVDRARKAGVHLTTDLYGPGTHSWPYWQRELHRSYPLIARSLGF; this is encoded by the coding sequence ATGCGACTTTTCCGGTTGATCGCGGTCGTTTCCGGTCTCGTCCTGGCCGCGGGTACGGTCGCCGCGGCGAGCGCTCAGCCGGTGATCCGCGCCGACGACGGAGCGCACGTCATCGCCGAGCAGTGGATCGACGGCCGCACGGTCGACCTGACCATCGAGTCGCCGGCGCTGGGCACCGAGGTCAACACGCGGCTGCTGGTGCCGGCGGGCTGGTCCGGCCGGACCGACTGGCCGGTTTTCTATCTGCTGCACGGATGTTGCGACTCGTACGTGAGCTGGACGCGCAGCACCGACGTTGCCGCGCTCACGGCGAAGTCACCGGTGATCGTGGTGATGCCGGAGGCCGGCGAGGTCGGTTTCTACTCCGACTGGTGGAACCACGGCCAGCGCGGCGCGCCGGCCTGGGAGAGGTTTCACCTGACCGAGCTTCGGCAGATCCTGGAGCGCGGCTATCACGCCGGCACCCGCCGCGCGGTCGCCGGACTGTCGATGGGTGGCTTCGGCACGTTGTCGTACGCGGCAAGGCATCCCGGCATGTTCCGGTTCGCCGCCTCCTACAGCGGAGTCGTCGACACGCGTTATCACGACGACACGTTCGACGGCGCGCAGTCGGCTCTGGAGCTGGTCGGCAGCTATGCCTCCGACCCGTACGCGCTGTGGGGTGACCCGAAGAAGCAGGCGGCGATCTGGGCCGCGCACAATCCGACGGATGTGGCGCCACTGCTGCGATTCACGCCGGTCTTCGTGTCCTGCGGCAACGGCCAGCCGGGTCCGTACGAGCCGCCGGGCAAGCCGGCCGACCCGACCGAAACCGTCCTGTACAAGGAAAACGTGTCGTTCGTCGACCGAGCCAGAAAGGCCGGCGTGCACCTGACGACCGACCTCTACGGCCCTGGTACGCATAGTTGGCCATACTGGCAGCGCGAGCTGCACCGCTCGTACCCACTGATCGCGAGATCTCTCGGTTTCTAG
- the eccD gene encoding type VII secretion integral membrane protein EccD, which produces MPTAYSRVTIVHGARRVDLALPTELPVADVVPQVLRFCLPESGGDRPESWSLGRVGGKPIVLSRSLTEEGVVDGDVLELVSAGAGNPEAYVEDVRDAVEDAVDSSDDLWVNRTTQGFALMAGAIGMAGLLLLPAARASQQPGPLIAAAIAAILLCAAAWWAGRNAYVRAATVLVTVAAGWGALAGWLLAAWLGASAYGSLGAALAYLVAVVVISRGLTPYATPHLAACAVIVPAGAAGAIFGLLDLSVDNVARIEILLAIVLTGMLPRASIAVGGLAAADFRLRTVARITERELADRVRQSTYLLTGSLAGAAIVVAAAAGWLIRSTAPWDLVLLPAAGVLLILRSRAFGRVRHVLPLRLGGVVVLAGCGIAALLRVPALLPWTAALAMVAVVAVVAVAALPTTAVTTARIKQILNWVEILMVVVVLVVAVGATGVFAAMASFEGLK; this is translated from the coding sequence GTGCCGACCGCGTACAGCCGGGTCACCATCGTCCATGGCGCCCGCCGCGTCGACCTCGCGCTGCCGACGGAGCTGCCGGTGGCCGACGTCGTGCCGCAGGTGCTGCGTTTCTGCCTGCCGGAATCCGGCGGTGACCGACCCGAGTCCTGGTCGCTCGGCCGGGTCGGCGGCAAGCCGATCGTGCTCAGCCGGTCGCTGACCGAGGAAGGCGTCGTCGACGGCGACGTGCTGGAGCTGGTGTCGGCCGGCGCCGGCAACCCGGAGGCCTACGTCGAGGACGTACGCGACGCCGTCGAGGACGCTGTCGACTCCAGCGACGACCTGTGGGTCAACCGTACGACGCAGGGCTTCGCGCTGATGGCCGGTGCGATCGGCATGGCAGGGCTGTTGCTGCTGCCAGCCGCGCGCGCGTCGCAGCAGCCGGGTCCGCTGATCGCCGCCGCGATCGCCGCGATCCTGCTCTGCGCTGCCGCTTGGTGGGCCGGTCGCAACGCGTACGTCCGCGCCGCGACCGTGCTGGTGACCGTCGCCGCCGGCTGGGGCGCGCTCGCCGGCTGGCTGCTGGCCGCCTGGCTCGGCGCCAGCGCGTACGGCAGCCTCGGCGCCGCCCTCGCCTATCTGGTCGCGGTCGTGGTGATCAGCCGCGGCCTCACGCCGTACGCGACGCCGCATCTGGCCGCCTGCGCGGTGATCGTGCCGGCCGGCGCCGCCGGCGCGATCTTCGGCCTGCTGGACCTGTCCGTCGACAACGTGGCGAGGATCGAGATCCTGCTGGCGATCGTGCTCACCGGCATGTTGCCGCGCGCGTCGATCGCGGTCGGTGGCCTGGCGGCGGCAGACTTCCGGCTGCGTACGGTCGCGCGGATCACCGAGCGCGAGCTCGCCGACCGGGTCCGCCAGAGCACGTATCTGCTGACCGGGTCGTTGGCCGGCGCGGCGATCGTGGTGGCGGCCGCGGCCGGCTGGCTGATCCGGTCGACCGCGCCGTGGGACCTGGTCCTGCTGCCGGCCGCCGGCGTGTTGCTGATCCTGCGGTCGCGAGCCTTCGGCCGCGTGCGGCACGTACTGCCGTTGCGGCTCGGCGGTGTCGTCGTGCTGGCCGGCTGCGGCATCGCCGCGCTGTTGCGCGTGCCGGCGCTGCTGCCGTGGACCGCCGCGCTCGCGATGGTCGCGGTCGTCGCGGTGGTGGCGGTCGCGGCCCTGCCGACCACCGCGGTGACCACCGCTCGGATCAAGCAGATCCTGAACTGGGTGGAGATCCTGATGGTGGTCGTGGTCCTGGTGGTGGCCGTCGGAGCGACCGGTGTCTTCGCGGCCATGGCGAGTTTCGAGGGGCTGAAATGA